From one Paeniglutamicibacter psychrophenolicus genomic stretch:
- a CDS encoding dihydrolipoamide acetyltransferase family protein, which translates to MSNTMEKLFNLPDLGEGLTESEILSWHVAEGDTVALNQVIAEVETAKAIVELPSPFSGVVKKLYEPVGAVVNVGSPLISFDVPDHSGATAGDPKEPAGGAAREPSGGAAQRQPTLVGYGAAAEPGGRPARRARVGATVPVAPAPVAAAAPDPVPAGRDSQAGAPVSADSGPGLRLVEPHDPAPQGIGYLRATPPVRKLARDHNIDLRSLRGTGTNGLITRQDVVQALEATAIPEALPQGPVPPAAAAGETRTPIRGVRKATAAAMVASAFTAPHVTEFLSVDVTETMALLERLRASRRFADVKITVTSLVAKVVTLALAKHRTLNSHWDEEHGEIVEFGHVNLGIAAATGRGLMVPVIHNAQDLDLAQLAAASGELTRAAREGTITPAQLGGGTFSISNVGVFGIDGGTPILSPGQAGILAVGQVRKMPWEHLDEIALRQVMVLSLSFDHRLVDGEQGARFLSEVGAILEDPALVMGLS; encoded by the coding sequence ATGAGCAACACCATGGAGAAACTATTCAACCTGCCGGACCTCGGCGAGGGCCTGACCGAATCCGAGATCCTGTCCTGGCACGTGGCCGAGGGCGACACCGTTGCGCTGAACCAGGTGATTGCCGAGGTGGAGACGGCCAAGGCCATCGTGGAACTTCCTTCCCCGTTTTCGGGCGTGGTGAAAAAGCTCTACGAGCCGGTGGGCGCCGTGGTGAATGTCGGCAGCCCACTGATTTCCTTTGACGTGCCGGATCACTCCGGTGCCACCGCCGGTGACCCCAAGGAACCTGCGGGGGGCGCGGCTCGGGAACCATCCGGAGGCGCGGCCCAGCGCCAGCCGACCCTGGTCGGCTACGGAGCTGCAGCGGAACCCGGAGGACGTCCGGCCCGCCGGGCACGCGTGGGCGCTACGGTGCCCGTAGCGCCGGCGCCCGTGGCCGCGGCGGCACCCGATCCGGTGCCGGCCGGCCGGGATTCACAGGCGGGTGCCCCGGTTTCCGCTGATTCCGGCCCGGGCCTGCGCCTGGTCGAGCCGCACGACCCGGCCCCGCAAGGCATTGGCTACCTGCGGGCCACCCCTCCGGTGCGCAAGCTAGCCCGGGACCACAACATCGACCTGCGTTCGCTGCGTGGCACCGGCACCAATGGCTTGATCACCCGCCAGGACGTGGTGCAAGCACTCGAGGCAACGGCGATCCCGGAGGCATTGCCGCAGGGACCCGTCCCGCCTGCAGCGGCCGCAGGGGAGACGCGCACCCCGATCAGGGGCGTGCGCAAGGCCACCGCCGCGGCCATGGTCGCAAGCGCCTTCACCGCCCCGCACGTCACCGAGTTCCTGAGCGTGGACGTCACGGAGACCATGGCACTGCTCGAGCGGCTGCGTGCCTCGAGGCGTTTTGCCGACGTGAAGATCACCGTGACCAGCCTGGTGGCCAAGGTGGTCACCCTCGCCCTGGCCAAGCACCGCACGCTGAACTCCCATTGGGACGAGGAGCATGGCGAAATCGTCGAGTTCGGGCACGTGAACCTCGGCATCGCAGCGGCCACCGGGCGCGGGTTGATGGTCCCGGTCATCCACAACGCCCAGGACCTTGATCTGGCCCAGCTTGCCGCTGCCTCCGGGGAGTTGACCCGGGCGGCCCGCGAGGGGACGATCACCCCGGCCCAACTGGGCGGCGGGACCTTCAGCATCAGCAACGTGGGTGTCTTTGGCATCGATGGCGGAACCCCGATCCTGTCGCCGGGCCAAGCCGGAATCCTGGCCGTGGGCCAGGTGCGGAAGATGCCGTGGGAACACCTCGACGAGATCGCACTGCGGCAAGTCATGGTGCTTTCACTGTCCTTTGACCATCGGTTGGTTGACGGCGAACAGGGCGCCAGGTTCCTCTCGGAAGTCGGAGCGATCCTTGAGGATCCGGCCTTGGTCATGGGTTTGTCTTAA
- the pdhA gene encoding pyruvate dehydrogenase (acetyl-transferring) E1 component subunit alpha → MLTVSITFDSSTPEGAEDYLQILAPDGTRHPCPELDHWVEEIDIPALENLYIDMACIRRLDTEGTALQRQGELGLWAPLLGQEAAQIGSGRALEHDDFIFPSYREHGVAYCRGIDPHDLLRMWRGAAPSGWNPYEVNMANQQIVIGAQTLHAAGYAMGLKFDGSAAAAITYFGDGATSQGDVSEAMVFAASYQAPVVFFCQNNHWAISEPVTRQTSGYIADRAKGFGLATWRVDGNDVVAVLAATRAALAHVRTGSGPAFIEAVTYRMGAHTTADDPTRYRDALELEEWAAKDPLDRVAAHLDTLGADLAALRERAKQATDDMAAGLREAITTMPDPEVDDLFAHVYSHPHPWLEEQRENYANYLAGFAENAQASK, encoded by the coding sequence ATGCTGACCGTGTCCATCACGTTTGACTCTTCGACCCCCGAGGGCGCCGAGGACTACCTCCAGATATTGGCACCCGACGGCACCCGCCACCCCTGCCCCGAGCTTGACCATTGGGTGGAGGAGATCGATATCCCGGCCCTGGAAAACCTCTACATCGACATGGCCTGCATCCGCCGCCTCGACACGGAGGGCACCGCCCTGCAGCGCCAGGGCGAACTGGGACTCTGGGCACCGCTGCTCGGGCAGGAAGCCGCACAGATCGGCTCCGGCCGGGCGCTGGAACACGACGACTTCATCTTCCCCTCCTACCGCGAACACGGCGTGGCCTATTGCCGCGGCATCGACCCGCACGATTTGCTGCGCATGTGGCGCGGCGCGGCACCCAGCGGCTGGAACCCCTACGAGGTCAACATGGCCAACCAGCAGATCGTCATCGGGGCCCAGACCCTGCATGCCGCCGGATACGCCATGGGACTGAAATTCGACGGTTCGGCCGCGGCGGCCATCACCTACTTCGGCGACGGGGCCACCAGCCAGGGGGATGTCAGCGAGGCGATGGTCTTCGCCGCCAGCTACCAGGCGCCGGTGGTGTTCTTCTGCCAGAACAACCATTGGGCCATCTCCGAGCCGGTGACACGGCAAACCTCCGGCTACATCGCCGACCGGGCCAAGGGCTTCGGCCTGGCCACCTGGCGGGTGGACGGCAACGACGTCGTCGCCGTGCTGGCCGCCACCCGTGCGGCCCTGGCCCACGTGCGCACCGGCAGCGGCCCGGCATTCATCGAGGCCGTCACCTACCGGATGGGCGCACACACCACGGCCGACGACCCCACGCGCTACCGTGACGCCCTGGAACTCGAGGAATGGGCCGCGAAGGACCCGCTGGACCGGGTTGCCGCGCACCTGGACACCCTGGGTGCCGACCTCGCAGCACTGAGGGAACGGGCCAAGCAGGCCACCGACGACATGGCCGCCGGGCTGCGCGAGGCCATCACCACGATGCCCGACCCCGAGGTCGACGACCTCTTCGCCCACGTGTACAGCCATCCGCATCCCTGGCTTGAGGAACAACGCGAGAACTACGCCAACTACCTTGCCGGCTTTGCCGAGAATGCGCAGGCCTCCAAATGA
- a CDS encoding ABC transporter permease, translated as MEPNVPAPRIRSGKVSSRHIEHYVAPLAETPLQSVDKVDETAVPLSMWAQAWRSLRVQPLFIISALLIVLVVVVAAFPGLFTQTDPQACSLQFARQGPSEGHPLGFTFQGCDIYARVVYGAQASVLVGLFTTIAVVIIGGTFGALAGYYGGWLDAVLARITDIFFALPLILGAIIIMQLPAFRDSKSIWTVIITLAIFGWPQMARITRGAVIEAKNSDYVMASRSLGLSKFKTLVKHVVPNSVAPVIVIATISLGIYIVAEATLSFLGLGLPQGVMSWGNDISDAQISLRNDPQILMWPGLALSITVLSFIMLGDAVRDALDPKSRKG; from the coding sequence ATTGAACCGAACGTCCCCGCCCCGCGCATCCGTTCCGGAAAGGTTTCCAGCCGCCACATCGAGCACTACGTGGCCCCGCTGGCCGAAACCCCGCTGCAGTCCGTGGACAAGGTCGACGAGACCGCCGTGCCACTGAGCATGTGGGCGCAGGCGTGGCGTTCACTGCGCGTGCAGCCGTTGTTCATTATTTCCGCACTGCTCATTGTCCTGGTGGTCGTTGTCGCGGCGTTTCCCGGGCTGTTCACCCAAACCGATCCACAGGCCTGTTCCCTGCAGTTCGCCCGGCAGGGGCCCTCGGAAGGGCACCCGCTGGGGTTCACCTTCCAGGGCTGCGACATCTACGCGCGGGTCGTCTACGGGGCCCAGGCCTCGGTGCTTGTGGGCCTATTCACCACGATTGCCGTGGTCATCATCGGCGGCACTTTCGGTGCTTTGGCCGGCTATTACGGCGGATGGCTCGATGCCGTCCTGGCCCGCATCACCGACATCTTCTTTGCCCTGCCGCTGATTCTCGGCGCCATCATCATCATGCAGCTTCCGGCGTTCCGGGATTCCAAGAGCATCTGGACGGTGATCATCACGCTGGCGATCTTCGGCTGGCCGCAAATGGCCCGCATTACCCGCGGCGCGGTCATCGAGGCCAAGAACTCGGACTACGTCATGGCCTCGCGTTCGCTGGGCCTGTCCAAGTTCAAGACCTTGGTCAAGCACGTGGTGCCGAACTCGGTGGCTCCGGTCATCGTGATCGCCACGATCTCGCTGGGCATCTATATCGTGGCCGAAGCGACGCTTTCGTTCCTCGGCTTGGGCCTGCCCCAAGGCGTGATGAGCTGGGGAAATGACATTTCCGACGCACAGATCTCGCTGCGCAACGATCCGCAGATCTTGATGTGGCCTGGTCTGGCACTGTCCATCACGGTGCTGAGCTTTATCATGCTCGGCGACGCGGTGCGCGACGCCCTCGATCCGAAGTCACGCAAGGGATAG
- a CDS encoding alpha-ketoacid dehydrogenase subunit beta, giving the protein MKNLTFSQALNTSLRDSMEHDAKVVLMGEDIGKLGGVFRITDGLQKDFGEHRVIDTPLAESGIVGAAIGLAFRGYRPVVEIQFDGFVYPAFDQIVSQLAKMHFRSRGNVKLPVTIRIPFGGGIGSPEHHSESPEAYFAHTAGLRVVSPSNPQDAYTMLQQAIADDDPVIFLEPKRRYHVRGEVDTDLVPEPGSLYRAKVAREGADLTLIAYGPLVKTALDAADAAADEGIDIEVIDLRSIEPVDFATLSTSVRKTGRVVITHEAGKFAGIGAELAASLTERCFDHLDHAPVRVTGFDIPYPPAKLENHHLPDLDRILDGVDRAMRRNAPLLGEDG; this is encoded by the coding sequence ATGAAAAACCTCACCTTCTCCCAGGCCCTGAACACCTCGCTGCGCGATTCCATGGAACACGATGCGAAGGTCGTGCTCATGGGCGAGGACATCGGCAAGCTCGGCGGCGTTTTCCGCATCACCGACGGGCTGCAAAAGGACTTCGGCGAGCACCGGGTCATCGACACCCCGCTGGCGGAGTCCGGCATCGTGGGAGCAGCGATCGGGCTGGCCTTCCGCGGGTACCGCCCGGTGGTGGAGATCCAGTTCGACGGATTCGTCTACCCGGCCTTCGACCAGATCGTCTCGCAGCTGGCCAAGATGCACTTCCGCTCCCGCGGCAACGTCAAGCTCCCGGTGACCATCCGCATCCCCTTCGGCGGGGGCATCGGCTCCCCGGAGCACCACTCCGAGTCGCCGGAGGCCTACTTCGCCCACACCGCCGGCTTGCGCGTGGTCTCCCCGTCGAACCCGCAGGACGCCTACACGATGTTGCAGCAAGCCATCGCGGACGACGACCCGGTGATCTTCCTGGAGCCCAAGCGCCGCTACCACGTGCGCGGGGAGGTGGACACGGACCTGGTTCCGGAGCCCGGCTCCCTCTACCGGGCCAAGGTGGCGCGCGAGGGTGCCGACCTGACCCTGATCGCCTACGGACCGCTGGTGAAGACCGCCCTGGATGCGGCCGACGCCGCCGCGGACGAGGGCATCGACATCGAGGTCATCGACCTGCGCAGCATCGAACCGGTTGACTTCGCCACGCTGAGCACCTCGGTGCGCAAGACCGGGCGGGTGGTCATCACCCACGAGGCCGGGAAATTCGCCGGCATCGGGGCCGAGCTTGCCGCAAGCCTCACCGAGCGCTGCTTCGACCACCTGGACCACGCCCCGGTGCGGGTCACGGGATTCGACATCCCCTACCCGCCGGCGAAGCTGGAGAACCACCACCTGCCCGATCTTGACCGGATCCTTGACGGGGTCGACCGGGCCATGCGGCGCAATGCGCCCCTGCTGGGAGAGGACGGATGA
- a CDS encoding ABC transporter permease, with protein sequence MITFTLKRILQLIPVFFGATLLVYFLVFATPGDPIAALSGGKPMSPAVEAALRAQYNLDQPFWVQYFLYLKNLVSFDLGQTFSGQPVSDVIARAMPVTARLAVMALAIEAVFGVIFGVFAGLKKGKLFDSTVLVASLLVIAVPTFVLGFVLQFVVGVKLSWAKPTVSPGAPWTDLLLPAVVLGLVSLAYVIRLTRTSIMENKSADYVRTATAKGLSRRRVVVVHILRNSLIPVVTFLGADLGSLMGGAIVTEGIFNVPGIGNLLYQAILKGESATVVAVVSVLVLVFVIANLVVDLLYAWLDPRIRLV encoded by the coding sequence ATGATCACGTTCACCCTCAAACGAATTCTTCAGCTGATCCCGGTGTTCTTCGGGGCCACCCTGCTGGTTTACTTCCTGGTCTTTGCCACCCCGGGCGACCCCATCGCTGCGCTGTCCGGCGGCAAGCCCATGAGCCCGGCCGTCGAAGCCGCCCTGCGTGCCCAGTACAACCTTGACCAGCCCTTCTGGGTGCAGTACTTCCTGTACCTGAAGAACCTGGTCTCCTTCGACCTGGGACAGACGTTCTCCGGCCAGCCCGTATCGGATGTCATTGCCCGGGCCATGCCGGTGACCGCACGCCTGGCCGTGATGGCACTGGCCATCGAAGCCGTCTTCGGCGTCATCTTCGGCGTCTTTGCCGGGCTGAAAAAGGGCAAGCTCTTCGATTCGACCGTCCTGGTCGCCTCGCTGCTGGTCATCGCCGTCCCCACCTTTGTGTTGGGCTTCGTGCTGCAGTTCGTGGTCGGCGTGAAACTGTCCTGGGCCAAACCCACCGTGAGTCCCGGCGCCCCCTGGACCGACCTGCTGCTTCCGGCCGTGGTGCTGGGGCTTGTATCCCTGGCCTACGTGATCCGTTTGACTCGGACTTCGATCATGGAGAACAAGAGTGCCGACTACGTGCGCACGGCAACCGCGAAGGGCCTGAGCCGCCGCCGCGTGGTCGTGGTCCACATCCTGCGCAACTCGCTGATCCCCGTGGTCACCTTCCTGGGCGCCGACCTCGGTTCGCTGATGGGTGGCGCGATCGTCACCGAGGGCATCTTCAACGTCCCCGGAATCGGCAACCTGTTGTACCAAGCCATCCTGAAGGGCGAGAGCGCTACCGTGGTGGCCGTCGTCAGCGTGCTCGTGCTTGTATTTGTTATCGCCAACCTCGTCGTTGATTTGCTCTACGCGTGGCTCGACCCAAGGATCCGCCTTGTCTGA
- a CDS encoding Lrp/AsnC family transcriptional regulator, whose protein sequence is MQQLDATDLRILSALCQRPKASAVALATDLGLSRNTVQARLVRLESSGALLPFEQRVNPAALGFGLVSFVHIHLQQRLLGQIVEQLKAIPEIIEAHGVTGSADILARVVAGGAEELFRVNGQILAIEGVERADTSLSMAELIPHRTTSLMDLRLASGPGNGSRATGPASGSPAAG, encoded by the coding sequence ATGCAACAACTTGACGCGACAGACCTGCGGATCCTCTCCGCACTGTGCCAACGCCCCAAGGCCAGCGCCGTGGCGCTGGCCACCGACCTGGGGCTGAGCCGCAACACGGTCCAGGCGCGCCTGGTCCGCCTGGAATCCAGCGGTGCGCTGCTGCCCTTCGAACAACGGGTGAACCCGGCCGCCCTGGGCTTCGGGCTGGTCAGCTTCGTGCACATCCACCTCCAGCAGCGGCTGCTGGGTCAGATCGTCGAGCAGCTCAAGGCGATCCCGGAGATCATCGAGGCGCACGGGGTGACCGGCTCCGCGGACATCCTCGCCCGCGTGGTCGCCGGCGGCGCCGAGGAACTCTTCCGGGTCAACGGGCAGATCCTGGCCATCGAGGGGGTCGAGCGTGCGGACACCTCGCTGTCGATGGCCGAGCTCATCCCGCACCGCACCACCTCGCTGATGGACCTGCGCCTGGCCAGTGGCCCAGGCAACGGTTCCAGGGCCACCGGCCCCGCGTCCGGATCCCCCGCGGCCGGCTGA
- a CDS encoding dipeptide ABC transporter ATP-binding protein → MSQLLKGSEVNGSSAEDRPLLEIRDLAITFSTPEGPIHAVRNGRLTVMPGETVAIVGESGSGKSTTALAAIGLLPGNGKVTGGQIIFDGEDITHPTEERIVALRGSSIGMVPQDPMSNLNPVWKIGFQVKETLKANGLAGNNSKERVAQVLAEAGLPDAATRAGQYPHEFSGGMRQRALIAIGLACRPRLLIADEPTSALDVTVQQQILDHLDTMTSELGTAVVLITHDLGLAAERAEKIVVMYKGQVVESGPALEILRNPVHPYTQRLVAAAPSLASKRLQSQPTEVAEDINTVVRTEHVVAGDDILQVKDLTKVFKIRRGLGRSDDFTAVDNVSFSVKRGTTTAIVGESGSGKSTVAQMVLSLLKPTSGFITFDGQVMTDRSENQLFKFRRRVQPIFQDPYGSLDPMYSIYRTIEEPLRIHGIGDAKSRQTRVKELLEHVAMPSSTMHRFPNELSGGQRQRIAIARALALKPEVIICDEAVSALDVLVQAQILNLLNNLQEELNLTYLFITHDLAVVRQIADDVCVMEHGRIVEHSTTDEVFNNPQSEYTKNLLRAIPGATLML, encoded by the coding sequence ATGAGCCAACTATTGAAGGGATCCGAAGTGAACGGTTCGTCCGCTGAAGACCGTCCGCTGCTTGAGATCAGGGACCTGGCCATCACTTTTTCCACCCCCGAGGGGCCGATCCATGCGGTGCGCAACGGCCGGCTGACCGTGATGCCCGGGGAAACCGTGGCGATCGTGGGGGAGTCGGGTTCCGGAAAGTCCACCACGGCGCTTGCCGCCATCGGACTGCTGCCGGGCAACGGCAAGGTCACCGGTGGGCAGATCATCTTTGACGGCGAAGACATCACCCATCCCACCGAGGAGCGGATCGTCGCCCTGCGCGGCAGCTCCATCGGCATGGTTCCGCAGGATCCCATGTCGAACCTCAATCCGGTGTGGAAGATCGGGTTCCAGGTCAAGGAGACGCTGAAGGCCAACGGCCTGGCGGGAAACAACTCCAAGGAACGCGTCGCCCAGGTCCTGGCCGAGGCGGGGCTTCCGGATGCGGCTACACGTGCCGGGCAGTACCCGCACGAGTTCTCCGGCGGCATGCGCCAGCGTGCGCTCATTGCCATCGGCCTGGCCTGTCGGCCGCGCCTGCTCATCGCAGACGAGCCCACCAGTGCCTTGGACGTCACCGTGCAGCAGCAGATCCTGGACCACCTGGACACCATGACCAGCGAACTGGGCACCGCGGTGGTGCTGATCACCCACGACCTCGGCCTTGCCGCCGAGCGCGCCGAGAAGATCGTGGTGATGTACAAGGGCCAGGTCGTGGAATCCGGCCCGGCGCTGGAGATCCTGCGCAACCCGGTCCACCCCTACACCCAGCGGCTCGTCGCCGCGGCGCCTTCCTTGGCCTCCAAACGGCTGCAGTCACAGCCGACCGAAGTCGCTGAGGACATCAACACGGTGGTCAGGACGGAGCATGTGGTTGCAGGCGACGACATCCTGCAGGTCAAGGACCTGACCAAGGTCTTCAAGATCCGCCGGGGCCTGGGCCGCAGCGACGACTTCACCGCGGTGGACAACGTGTCCTTCTCGGTCAAGCGCGGCACCACCACGGCCATCGTGGGGGAGTCCGGGTCCGGCAAGTCGACTGTCGCCCAGATGGTCTTGAGCCTGCTCAAGCCCACCAGCGGATTCATCACGTTCGATGGACAGGTGATGACCGACCGCAGCGAGAACCAGCTGTTCAAGTTCCGCCGCCGCGTGCAGCCGATCTTCCAGGACCCCTATGGATCCCTGGACCCGATGTACAGCATCTACCGCACCATCGAGGAGCCGCTGCGCATCCACGGCATCGGGGATGCAAAGTCCCGGCAGACCCGGGTCAAGGAATTGCTCGAGCACGTCGCGATGCCTTCCTCCACGATGCACAGGTTCCCGAACGAGCTCTCGGGCGGGCAACGCCAACGCATTGCCATTGCCCGCGCGTTGGCGCTCAAGCCCGAGGTGATCATTTGCGACGAGGCGGTTTCCGCCCTGGATGTGTTGGTGCAGGCACAGATCCTGAACCTTCTTAACAACTTGCAGGAAGAGCTGAACCTGACGTACCTGTTCATCACCCACGACCTGGCGGTGGTGCGCCAGATCGCGGACGATGTCTGCGTCATGGAGCATGGACGGATCGTGGAGCATTCGACGACCGATGAGGTCTTCAACAATCCCCAGAGCGAGTACACCAAGAACCTGCTTCGGGCGATTCCCGGAGCCACGTTGATGCTTTAG
- a CDS encoding peptide ABC transporter substrate-binding protein: MRYNRTSKALVLSAALALTLTACGGGGGETPSASSGGDASKVITANSTEPQNGLLPANTNEVGGGRVMDLIFTGLVSYDATGKPVNELAESIETTDAKNYTIKIKSGQKFTNGEPVTAKSFVDAWNFGAAAKNAQLNSYFFESIKGYDKVSAEKSTLDTMEGLKVVDDTTFTVELSRPESDFPLRLGYTAFYPLPEAAFKDPKAFGENPAGNGPYKLAEDGWKHNVQVELVPNPDYSGPSKAANGGVTFKIYNNFDAAYTDLLANNLDVLDQVPPSALQNYQTDLGDRWVNQAYAGNATMTIPSYLPEFKGEAGQLRRQAISMAIDRQQIIDNIFFGAKQVAKDFTSPVLDGYSDSLPGNEVLVFNADKAKELWAQADKIDPWPADKVFTITSNIDGAGNKEYITAMANQISNTLGIKAELDPIPTFKEMRTLVGEKKLTGASRAGWQADYPSLYNFLGPLYGTGAGSNDGDYSNPAFDQKLADGLAATSVEEGNKIFNEAQEILLKDLPVVPLWYQAVQGGWSENVTNVEFAWNHVPIYHAITGK; encoded by the coding sequence ATGCGTTACAACCGCACCTCGAAGGCACTTGTGCTTTCCGCAGCTCTTGCCCTGACCCTGACTGCCTGTGGCGGCGGCGGCGGAGAGACCCCCAGCGCAAGCTCCGGTGGAGACGCGTCGAAGGTCATCACCGCCAACTCGACCGAACCGCAGAACGGACTGCTGCCGGCAAACACCAACGAAGTTGGTGGCGGACGGGTGATGGACCTGATCTTCACCGGTCTGGTCAGCTACGATGCCACCGGCAAGCCGGTCAACGAGCTGGCGGAGTCGATCGAGACCACCGACGCCAAGAACTACACCATCAAGATCAAGTCCGGCCAGAAGTTCACCAACGGCGAGCCCGTCACGGCCAAGTCCTTCGTGGATGCCTGGAACTTCGGTGCTGCGGCCAAGAACGCGCAGCTGAACTCGTACTTCTTCGAGTCCATCAAGGGCTACGACAAGGTCAGCGCGGAGAAATCCACTCTGGACACGATGGAAGGCCTGAAGGTCGTCGACGACACCACCTTCACCGTCGAACTCAGCCGACCGGAGTCCGACTTCCCGCTGCGCCTGGGCTACACCGCCTTCTACCCGCTGCCGGAAGCCGCCTTCAAGGATCCGAAGGCATTCGGCGAGAACCCCGCAGGCAACGGCCCGTACAAGCTGGCCGAGGACGGCTGGAAGCACAACGTGCAGGTCGAGCTCGTCCCGAACCCCGACTACTCCGGCCCGAGCAAGGCGGCCAACGGTGGAGTAACGTTCAAGATCTACAACAACTTCGACGCCGCCTACACCGACCTGCTGGCCAACAACTTGGACGTGCTTGATCAGGTTCCGCCAAGCGCCCTGCAGAACTACCAGACCGACCTGGGCGACCGCTGGGTCAACCAGGCCTACGCGGGCAACGCCACAATGACAATCCCGAGCTACCTGCCGGAGTTCAAGGGCGAGGCAGGCCAGCTGCGCCGCCAGGCGATCTCCATGGCGATCGACCGCCAGCAGATCATCGACAACATCTTCTTCGGTGCCAAGCAGGTTGCCAAGGACTTCACCTCCCCGGTCCTGGACGGCTACTCCGATTCCCTTCCGGGCAACGAGGTGCTGGTCTTCAACGCCGACAAGGCCAAGGAACTCTGGGCCCAGGCCGACAAGATCGATCCGTGGCCGGCAGACAAGGTCTTCACCATCACCTCGAACATCGATGGCGCAGGCAACAAGGAATACATCACGGCCATGGCAAACCAGATTTCCAACACCTTGGGAATCAAGGCCGAGCTGGACCCGATTCCGACGTTCAAGGAAATGCGTACGCTGGTCGGCGAGAAGAAGCTCACCGGTGCCTCGCGTGCCGGCTGGCAGGCCGACTACCCGTCGCTGTACAACTTCCTTGGCCCGCTCTACGGAACCGGCGCCGGCTCCAACGACGGCGACTACTCGAACCCCGCGTTCGACCAGAAGCTGGCAGACGGTCTTGCCGCCACCTCCGTCGAGGAAGGCAACAAGATCTTCAACGAGGCCCAGGAAATCCTGCTCAAGGACCTGCCGGTCGTGCCGTTGTGGTACCAGGCGGTCCAGGGCGGCTGGAGCGAGAACGTCACCAACGTCGAGTTTGCCTGGAACCACGTTCCGATCTACCACGCCATCACCGGCAAGTAG